The proteins below come from a single Pseudomonas chlororaphis genomic window:
- a CDS encoding AraC family transcriptional regulator yields MGIVKALEMDGLDCRALFKQLGLDFEALDDPDARFPQDSMTRLWQQAVQLSGNPAIGLNMGKVVRPASFHVAGYALMSSRTLVEGFQRLVRYQRIIAESAELSFRQFEEGYGLILTVHGDHLPPTRQSAEASLACALALCNWLTGRTLRPVKVLFQGEEPADLAPYRQAFPAPLVFGAPYDALILERSDLEAPLPTANEAMARLHDRFAGEYLARFSESRVTHKARQVLCRLLPQGEPKRDVVAQTLHLSQRTLQRRLQEEGTSFQSLLDDTRRELAEQYLAQPAMTLLEIAYLLGFADPSNFFRAFRRWFDTTPGEYRARLASATKPVSDARTPGYTARTP; encoded by the coding sequence ATGGGGATTGTCAAGGCGCTGGAAATGGACGGCCTCGATTGTCGGGCGCTGTTCAAGCAACTGGGGTTGGATTTCGAGGCCCTGGACGATCCGGACGCGCGCTTTCCCCAGGACTCGATGACGCGGCTCTGGCAGCAGGCCGTGCAACTCTCGGGCAACCCGGCCATTGGCCTGAACATGGGCAAGGTAGTGCGCCCGGCTTCCTTCCACGTGGCGGGCTACGCCCTGATGTCCAGCCGCACGCTGGTGGAAGGTTTCCAGCGGCTGGTGCGTTACCAGCGGATCATCGCCGAAAGCGCCGAGTTGAGTTTTCGTCAGTTCGAAGAGGGCTACGGGCTGATCCTGACGGTGCACGGCGATCATCTGCCCCCCACCCGCCAGAGCGCCGAAGCATCCCTGGCCTGCGCGCTGGCCCTGTGCAACTGGTTGACCGGGCGCACCCTGCGTCCGGTGAAGGTGCTGTTCCAGGGAGAGGAACCGGCGGACCTGGCGCCTTATCGCCAGGCGTTTCCCGCGCCGCTGGTGTTCGGTGCGCCTTACGACGCGCTGATCCTGGAGCGCAGCGACCTGGAAGCGCCGCTGCCCACGGCCAACGAGGCCATGGCGAGGCTGCACGACCGGTTTGCCGGCGAGTACCTGGCGCGGTTTTCGGAAAGCCGTGTGACCCACAAGGCGCGGCAGGTGCTGTGCCGACTGCTGCCCCAGGGCGAGCCCAAGCGCGACGTGGTGGCGCAGACGCTGCACCTGTCCCAGCGCACCTTGCAACGCCGCCTGCAGGAGGAGGGCACCAGTTTCCAGAGCCTGCTCGACGACACCCGCCGCGAGCTGGCCGAACAGTACCTGGCGCAACCGGCCATGACCTTGCTGGAAATCGCCTACTTGCTGGGCTTTGCCGACCCGAGCAATTTTTTCCGGGCCTTTCGCCGTTGGTTCGACACCACGCCCGGCGAGTACCGGGCACGGCTGGCGAGTGCGACGAAACCGGTCAGTGACGCCAGAACGCCGGGATACACAGCACGAACACCGTGA
- a CDS encoding serine/threonine protein phosphatase — protein sequence MTSAELARPSRKQRVRTLWISDVHLGTRDCQAEHLSHFLKGYHADRIYLVGDIIDGWKLRGGMYWPQAHTNVIRRLLTMSKRGTEVIYVTGNHDEFLRRYSKLILGNIQLVDEAVHVTADGRHLLVIHGDQFDVITRYHRWLAFLGDSAYEFTLTLNRWLNHWRARYGYGYWSLSAYLKHKVKTAVSFISDFEEAIAHECVKRELHGVVCGHIHHAEIRQVGGVEYLNCGDWVESCTALIEHWDGSIELYRLADAQAREAQLKALKVAEPA from the coding sequence ATGACCAGCGCCGAGCTCGCCAGACCCAGCCGCAAACAACGTGTTCGCACCCTGTGGATCTCCGATGTGCACCTGGGCACCCGGGATTGCCAGGCCGAGCACCTGTCGCATTTTCTCAAGGGCTATCACGCCGACAGGATCTATCTGGTCGGCGACATCATCGATGGCTGGAAGCTGCGCGGCGGCATGTACTGGCCCCAGGCCCACACCAACGTCATTCGCCGCCTGCTGACCATGAGCAAGCGCGGCACCGAAGTGATCTACGTCACCGGTAACCATGATGAGTTCCTGCGCCGCTATTCGAAACTGATCCTGGGCAATATCCAACTGGTGGACGAAGCCGTGCACGTCACCGCCGACGGTCGGCACCTGCTGGTGATCCATGGCGACCAGTTCGACGTCATCACCCGTTACCACCGTTGGTTGGCGTTCCTCGGCGACTCGGCCTACGAATTTACCCTTACGCTCAACCGCTGGCTGAACCACTGGCGGGCCCGTTATGGCTATGGGTACTGGTCGCTGTCGGCCTACCTCAAGCACAAGGTCAAGACCGCCGTGAGTTTTATCAGCGACTTCGAAGAGGCCATCGCCCACGAATGCGTCAAGCGCGAGCTGCATGGCGTGGTGTGCGGGCACATCCACCATGCCGAGATTCGCCAGGTGGGTGGCGTGGAGTACCTCAATTGCGGCGACTGGGTCGAGTCATGCACGGCGCTGATCGAGCATTGGGACGGCTCGATCGAGCTGTATCGGCTGGCGGATGCCCAGGCGCGGGAGGCGCAGTTGAAGGCCCTCAAAGTGGCTGAGCCTGCCTGA
- a CDS encoding AraC family transcriptional regulator encodes MRPILTLRHYSQDLIVHSHDHAQLVFGLSGALDFEVEGCGSQVVQQSFVVVPAGAHHACDSPRGSRCLVLDVPSDEWVGQSLGDHADASRRLLDRCARLPLDAGQNQLVSWLAGSPVDDPVIAQQGAVLLLASLNGIGPQPSGGRRLPFAALDAHIDQYAAYALQVADLAKVAGLSSARLHARFIAECGQTPMDYIRSRRLHKAVALLRDSDLPIGEIAHRVGYSSQSAFAAAILREFGASPGQLRRQR; translated from the coding sequence ATGAGACCGATCCTCACGCTACGCCACTACAGCCAGGACCTGATCGTCCACAGCCATGACCACGCCCAGTTGGTGTTCGGCTTGTCGGGCGCGCTGGATTTCGAGGTCGAGGGCTGCGGCAGCCAGGTGGTGCAGCAAAGTTTCGTGGTGGTGCCGGCCGGTGCCCACCATGCCTGTGACAGCCCCCGCGGCAGCCGCTGCCTGGTGCTGGATGTGCCGAGCGATGAGTGGGTCGGGCAATCCCTGGGCGACCATGCCGACGCCAGCCGGCGGTTGCTGGACCGCTGCGCGCGCCTGCCGCTGGATGCGGGGCAAAACCAGTTGGTCAGTTGGCTGGCGGGCAGCCCGGTGGACGACCCGGTGATCGCCCAGCAAGGTGCGGTGCTGCTCCTGGCCAGCCTCAATGGCATTGGCCCGCAGCCGTCCGGTGGCCGGCGCCTGCCCTTTGCCGCCCTCGACGCCCACATCGACCAGTACGCCGCCTATGCGCTGCAAGTGGCCGATCTGGCCAAGGTCGCCGGACTCTCCAGCGCGCGCTTGCACGCCCGCTTCATCGCCGAGTGCGGCCAGACCCCGATGGACTACATCCGCAGCCGCCGCTTGCACAAGGCCGTGGCGTTGCTGCGCGACAGCGACCTGCCCATCGGCGAGATCGCCCATCGCGTCGGCTACAGCTCCCAGAGCGCCTTCGCCGCCGCCATCCTGCGCGAATTCGGCGCCTCACCGGGCCAGTTGCGACGCCAACGCTAG
- a CDS encoding potassium transporter TrkH, with the protein MALPTLRIIGFIIGIFLITLAIFMVVPMATLLVFDRTGDLPSFLWSSMITFVAGLALVLPGRPEHIHLRPRDMYLLTVSSWLVVCIFAALPFLLTQHISYTDSFFESMSGITATGATVLSGLDTMSPGILMWRSLLHWLGGIGFIGMAVAILPLLRIGGMRLFQTESSDRSEKVMPRSHMVARLIVASYVGITILGTLALWWAGMSLFDAINHSMSAISTGGFSTSDLSLAKWTQPAVHWVAIVIMILGSLPFALYVSTLRGNRRALIKDQQVQGLIGVLLVTWLVLGTWYWATTDLHWLDALRHVALNVTSIVTTTGFALGDYSLWGNFSLMLFFYLGFVGGCSGSTAGGIKIFRFQVAYILLRANLNQLIHPRAVIKQKYNGHRLDEEIVRSILTFSFFFAITICVIALLLSLLGVEWMTALTGAASTVSGVGPGLGETIGPAGNFAPLPDAAKWILSGGMLLGRLEIITVFVLCIPAFWRH; encoded by the coding sequence ATGGCGTTGCCGACCCTGCGGATCATAGGTTTCATCATCGGCATCTTCCTGATCACCCTGGCGATCTTCATGGTCGTGCCCATGGCAACGTTGCTGGTGTTCGACCGCACCGGTGACCTGCCGTCGTTCCTCTGGTCGAGCATGATCACTTTCGTCGCCGGCCTGGCCCTGGTCCTTCCCGGGCGTCCGGAACACATTCACCTGCGCCCGCGCGACATGTACCTGCTGACCGTCAGCAGTTGGCTGGTGGTGTGCATCTTCGCCGCGCTGCCGTTCCTGCTGACTCAGCACATCAGCTACACCGATTCATTCTTCGAGAGCATGTCGGGGATCACCGCCACCGGCGCCACGGTCCTGAGCGGCCTGGACACCATGTCCCCGGGCATCCTGATGTGGCGCTCGCTGCTGCACTGGCTCGGCGGGATCGGCTTCATCGGCATGGCGGTGGCGATCCTGCCGTTGCTGCGCATCGGTGGCATGCGGCTGTTCCAGACCGAGTCGTCGGACCGCTCGGAAAAGGTCATGCCTCGCTCACACATGGTGGCGCGGCTGATCGTGGCGTCCTACGTGGGCATCACCATTCTCGGCACACTGGCCCTGTGGTGGGCCGGGATGAGCCTGTTCGACGCGATCAACCATTCGATGTCGGCGATTTCCACCGGCGGTTTCTCCACCTCGGACCTGTCCCTGGCCAAATGGACGCAGCCGGCCGTGCACTGGGTGGCCATCGTCATCATGATCCTCGGCAGCCTGCCGTTCGCCCTGTACGTCTCGACCCTGCGCGGTAATCGCCGGGCGTTGATCAAGGACCAGCAGGTCCAGGGCTTGATCGGGGTGCTGCTGGTCACCTGGCTGGTGCTCGGCACCTGGTACTGGGCCACCACCGACCTGCATTGGCTGGACGCCCTGCGGCACGTGGCACTGAACGTGACGTCGATCGTCACCACCACCGGCTTCGCCCTGGGGGACTACAGCCTGTGGGGCAACTTCTCACTGATGCTGTTCTTCTACCTGGGCTTCGTCGGCGGCTGCTCGGGCTCGACGGCCGGCGGGATCAAGATCTTCCGCTTCCAAGTCGCCTACATCCTGCTGCGGGCCAACCTCAATCAGCTGATTCACCCTCGGGCAGTGATCAAGCAGAAGTACAACGGCCACCGCCTCGACGAGGAAATCGTCCGTTCGATCCTGACCTTCTCGTTCTTCTTCGCCATCACCATCTGCGTGATCGCCCTGCTGCTGTCGCTGCTGGGGGTGGAATGGATGACTGCCCTGACCGGCGCGGCCAGCACCGTGTCCGGCGTCGGCCCGGGGCTGGGGGAAACCATCGGCCCGGCCGGCAACTTCGCACCGCTGCCCGATGCCGCCAAGTGGATCCTGTCCGGCGGCATGCTGCTGGGACGACTGGAGATCATCACGGTGTTCGTGCTGTGTATCCCGGCGTTCTGGCGTCACTGA
- a CDS encoding phosphohydrolase, whose protein sequence is MSTHARFTHMQDGTREDWAIIAADFSAYARQLPGRILAHLKLLDGDFGGFPVDRLTHSLQTATRAYRDGRDEEYVVCALLHDIGDTLGSYNHPDIAAAILKPFVSAENLWMVEKHGLFQGYYFFHHLGMDRHLREQFREHPQYQATLEFCARCDAAAFDADYDTLPLSFFEPLLERVFAAPKQSIYKAAMADAPA, encoded by the coding sequence ATGAGCACCCACGCACGCTTTACCCACATGCAGGACGGCACCCGGGAAGACTGGGCGATCATCGCGGCCGACTTCAGCGCCTACGCGCGGCAGTTGCCGGGAAGGATCCTGGCCCACTTGAAACTGCTGGATGGTGATTTCGGTGGCTTCCCGGTGGATCGCCTGACCCACTCCTTGCAGACCGCCACCCGCGCTTACCGCGACGGGCGAGACGAGGAATACGTGGTCTGCGCCCTGCTCCACGACATCGGCGACACGCTGGGCTCGTACAACCACCCGGACATCGCCGCGGCGATCCTCAAGCCCTTCGTCAGCGCCGAAAACCTGTGGATGGTGGAGAAGCACGGGCTCTTCCAGGGCTACTACTTCTTCCATCACCTGGGCATGGACCGGCACCTGCGCGAGCAGTTTCGCGAACACCCGCAGTACCAGGCCACCCTCGAATTCTGCGCCCGCTGCGACGCGGCGGCGTTCGACGCCGACTACGACACGCTGCCGTTGAGCTTCTTCGAACCCCTGCTGGAAAGGGTATTCGCCGCGCCGAAGCAGTCGATCTACAAGGCGGCGATGGCTGACGCACCCGCCTGA
- a CDS encoding membrane protein, whose translation MGKVRSFNSFAEFYPYYLGEHSNSTCRRLHFIGTSLVILLVAVAWVVGSAWWLLALPVAGYGFAWVGHFFFEKNRPATFQHPLYSLLGDFVMYRDMMLGKVAF comes from the coding sequence TTGGGAAAGGTCAGATCATTCAACAGCTTCGCCGAGTTCTACCCCTACTACCTCGGCGAGCACAGCAACAGCACCTGCCGACGACTGCACTTCATCGGCACCTCCCTGGTCATCCTGCTGGTTGCCGTGGCATGGGTCGTCGGCAGCGCCTGGTGGCTGCTCGCCCTGCCTGTCGCCGGCTACGGCTTTGCCTGGGTCGGGCACTTCTTCTTCGAAAAAAACCGTCCGGCCACCTTTCAACACCCGCTCTACAGCCTGCTCGGTGACTTCGTCATGTACCGGGACATGATGCTGGGCAAGGTGGCGTTTTAA
- a CDS encoding membrane protein, which yields MTPRTALGALHIGALMFGLTGVFGKLAAASPAVIVFGRAVFAVLALAVFARFASPTRWQKLRATDGRRLLLGGLLLTGHWVSFFIAVKVAGVAIATLGFASFPAFTVLLEGLIFRERIRANEILLVVLVSIGLVLVTPDFDLASGATTGLLWAVASGLLFSLLSLTNRAGSAHVPPVQAALCQNVVVGLCLLPMAAPQLADVRPLDWLWIALLGVFCTGLAHSLFVASLAVIKARTAAVVFAMEPVYGITIAWLLFDENPTLRMLIGGAVIIVAIVVSSQVAGSKKPSVGTEAASH from the coding sequence ATGACTCCCCGTACCGCCCTCGGCGCCCTGCACATCGGCGCCCTCATGTTTGGCCTGACCGGCGTGTTCGGCAAGCTCGCCGCCGCTTCGCCGGCGGTCATCGTGTTCGGTCGCGCCGTCTTCGCCGTATTGGCCCTGGCGGTGTTTGCCCGGTTCGCCAGTCCTACCCGTTGGCAAAAACTGCGGGCAACCGATGGCCGTCGACTGTTGTTGGGCGGGTTGCTGTTGACCGGGCATTGGGTGAGCTTCTTCATCGCGGTCAAAGTCGCCGGCGTGGCGATTGCGACGTTGGGGTTCGCCAGTTTCCCGGCCTTTACGGTGCTGCTCGAAGGGCTGATCTTCCGCGAGCGGATTCGCGCCAATGAAATCCTGCTGGTGGTGCTGGTGAGCATCGGCCTGGTGCTGGTCACGCCAGACTTCGACCTGGCCAGCGGCGCCACTACCGGCCTGCTGTGGGCCGTGGCCTCGGGGCTGCTGTTCTCGCTGTTGTCGTTGACCAACCGCGCCGGCTCGGCGCATGTGCCGCCGGTGCAGGCGGCGCTGTGCCAGAACGTGGTGGTCGGCCTGTGCCTGCTGCCCATGGCCGCGCCACAACTGGCCGATGTACGCCCTCTCGACTGGCTGTGGATCGCGCTGCTCGGCGTGTTCTGCACCGGCCTGGCCCACAGCCTGTTCGTCGCCAGCCTGGCGGTGATCAAGGCCCGCACGGCGGCCGTGGTCTTTGCCATGGAGCCGGTCTACGGCATCACCATCGCCTGGTTACTGTTCGATGAAAACCCGACGCTGCGCATGTTGATCGGCGGCGCGGTGATCATCGTTGCAATCGTCGTGTCGAGCCAGGTGGCCGGTTCGAAGAAACCGAGTGTCGGCACCGAGGCCGCGTCTCACTGA
- a CDS encoding selenoprotein, with protein sequence MTAHKPEIVITYCTQCQWLLRAAWLAQELLSTFADDLGKVSLVPGTGGVFHISCDGTSIWERKADGGFPEAKVLKQRVRDQIDPARDLGHNDRVQ encoded by the coding sequence ATGACCGCGCACAAACCGGAAATCGTCATCACCTATTGCACCCAGTGCCAATGGCTGCTGCGCGCCGCCTGGCTGGCCCAGGAGTTGCTCAGCACCTTCGCCGACGACCTGGGCAAGGTGTCGCTGGTGCCGGGCACCGGTGGGGTCTTCCACATCAGTTGCGACGGCACCTCGATCTGGGAACGCAAGGCCGACGGCGGGTTTCCCGAGGCCAAGGTGCTCAAGCAACGGGTTCGCGACCAGATCGATCCGGCGCGCGACCTGGGCCATAACGACCGGGTTCAGTGA